From Columba livia isolate bColLiv1 breed racing homer chromosome 7, bColLiv1.pat.W.v2, whole genome shotgun sequence, one genomic window encodes:
- the WDSUB1 gene encoding WD repeat, SAM and U-box domain-containing protein 1 isoform X3, translated as MATLIHTLADHSDDINYCAFSSSCLATCSLDKTVRVYSLNSFTELPYSPLKGHTYAVHCCCFSPSGHVLASCSTDGTTAVWDAGDGRRLAVLEQPGGSPVRVCRFSPGAAYLVSGAADGTVALWNARSLKLHRSGNVKDGSLVACAFSPNGNFFVTGSSCGDLTIWDDKMRCLHNEKAHDLGVTCCDISSQPISDGEHGFRSFQMASCGQDNQIKLWLLLVADFSGVELKHKCTLGGHSAPVLACAFSYDGQLLVSGSVDKSVIIYEMSTGNALQTLTQHTRYVTTCAFAPYSPLLATGSMDKTVNIWQFDLKQPCAGTTAEDEPQAAVEAWSEDDVSAWLRAQDLADLVGLFKTNNIDGKELLNLTKESLTNELKIESLGLRSKVLQKIEDLRMKMASASAAVPEEFLCPITRELMKDPVIAADGYSYEKEAMESWISTNRRSSPMTNLPLPSLLLTPNRTLKMAIGRWLEARPKHD; from the exons ATGGCAACCTTAATTCACACTTTAGCAGATCACAGTGATGACATCAACTACTGTGCCTTCTCATCATCGTGCTTGGCTACGTGTTCCTTGGACAAAACAGTTCGCGTTTATTCTTTAAACAGCTTCACTGAGCTTCCGTACTCGCCTTTAAAAGGTCACACCTATGCTgtccactgctgctgcttctctccatcAGGCCACGTTTTGGCTTCGTGTTCCACAGACGGCACGACGGCGGTTTGGGACGCTGGCGATGGCCGGCGGCTGGCGGTGCTGGAGCAGCCCGGCGGCAGTCCTGTCCGCGTCTGCCGCTTCTCCCCCGGGGCCGCATACCTGGTGTCAGGGGCCGCGGACGGGACCGTGGCTCTCTGGAACGCCCGGTCGTTGAAACTGCACAG atcCGGGAATGTTAAAGATGGTTCTTTGGTGGCCTGTGCATTTTCTCCTAATGGAAATTTCTTTGTCACTGGATCATCATGTGGTGATTTAACCATTTGGGACGATAAAATGAGATGCCTACATAACGAAAAAGCGCATGATCTTGGTGTTACCTGCTGCGATATTTCTTCACAGCCGATCTCTG ACGGCGAACATGGGTTCAGATCCTTCCAGATGGCTTCTTGTGGTCAAGATAATCAGATCAAGCTCTGGCTTCTTTTGGTTGCAGACTTCTCAG gtgTTGAATTAAAACATAAATGCACATTGGGTGGACATTCTGCCCCAGTTCTGGCTTGTGCATTTTCGTATGACGGGCAGCTGCTGGTTTCAGG gtCTGTGGACAAGAGTGTCATAATATATGAGATG AGTACTGGCAATGCCCTTCAGACTTTGACTCAGCATACCAG aTATGTTACAACTTGTGCTTTTGCACCATATAGTCCCTTACTTGCCACGGGTTCAATGGATAAAACTGTGAACATATGGCAGTTTGACCTTAAGCAACCCTGTGCAG GAACTACGGCAGAAGATGAACCCCAGGCGGCTGTCGAGGCCTGGTCAGAGGACGATGTTTCAGCCTGGCTTCGTGCACAGGACTTGGCAGACCTCGTTGGGCTTTTCAAAACTAATAACATTGATGGCAAGGAACTACTCAACCTTACTAAAGAAAGTCTGACTAATGAATTGAAAATCG AGTCTCTGGGCCTGCGCAGTAAAGTCCTGCAGAAGATTGAAGACCTGAGGATGAAGATGgcctctgcttctgctgctgtccctgagGAGTTCTTATGTCCCATAACAAGGGAGCTTATGAAGGATCCTGTCATTGCAGCAG ATGGCTACTCCTACGAAAAGGAGGCAATGGAAAGCTGGATCAGCACCAACAGGCGCTCCAGCCCCATGACGAACCTgccgctgccctccctgctgctcacacCCAACAGGACGCTGAAAATGGCCATCGGGCGCTGGCTGGAGGCCCGGCCGAAACACGACTGA
- the WDSUB1 gene encoding WD repeat, SAM and U-box domain-containing protein 1 isoform X1 has product MATLIHTLADHSDDINYCAFSSSCLATCSLDKTVRVYSLNSFTELPYSPLKGHTYAVHCCCFSPSGHVLASCSTDGTTAVWDAGDGRRLAVLEQPGGSPVRVCRFSPGAAYLVSGAADGTVALWNARSLKLHRSGNVKDGSLVACAFSPNGNFFVTGSSCGDLTIWDDKMRCLHNEKAHDLGVTCCDISSQPISDGEHGFRSFQMASCGQDNQIKLWLLLVADFSGRGFLSSFGTRAGELERVLTPAKTAVQMWRPGRWPKTSAAGVELKHKCTLGGHSAPVLACAFSYDGQLLVSGSVDKSVIIYEMSTGNALQTLTQHTRYVTTCAFAPYSPLLATGSMDKTVNIWQFDLKQPCAGTTAEDEPQAAVEAWSEDDVSAWLRAQDLADLVGLFKTNNIDGKELLNLTKESLTNELKIESLGLRSKVLQKIEDLRMKMASASAAVPEEFLCPITRELMKDPVIAADGYSYEKEAMESWISTNRRSSPMTNLPLPSLLLTPNRTLKMAIGRWLEARPKHD; this is encoded by the exons ATGGCAACCTTAATTCACACTTTAGCAGATCACAGTGATGACATCAACTACTGTGCCTTCTCATCATCGTGCTTGGCTACGTGTTCCTTGGACAAAACAGTTCGCGTTTATTCTTTAAACAGCTTCACTGAGCTTCCGTACTCGCCTTTAAAAGGTCACACCTATGCTgtccactgctgctgcttctctccatcAGGCCACGTTTTGGCTTCGTGTTCCACAGACGGCACGACGGCGGTTTGGGACGCTGGCGATGGCCGGCGGCTGGCGGTGCTGGAGCAGCCCGGCGGCAGTCCTGTCCGCGTCTGCCGCTTCTCCCCCGGGGCCGCATACCTGGTGTCAGGGGCCGCGGACGGGACCGTGGCTCTCTGGAACGCCCGGTCGTTGAAACTGCACAG atcCGGGAATGTTAAAGATGGTTCTTTGGTGGCCTGTGCATTTTCTCCTAATGGAAATTTCTTTGTCACTGGATCATCATGTGGTGATTTAACCATTTGGGACGATAAAATGAGATGCCTACATAACGAAAAAGCGCATGATCTTGGTGTTACCTGCTGCGATATTTCTTCACAGCCGATCTCTG ACGGCGAACATGGGTTCAGATCCTTCCAGATGGCTTCTTGTGGTCAAGATAATCAGATCAAGCTCTGGCTTCTTTTGGTTGCAGACTTCTCAG GGAGAggtttcctttcatctttcgGTACAAGAGCTGGAGAACTGGAAAGAGTGTTGACTCCTGCTAAAACTGCAGTGCAGATGTGGAGACCAGGCAGATGGCCCAAAACATCTGCAGCGG gtgTTGAATTAAAACATAAATGCACATTGGGTGGACATTCTGCCCCAGTTCTGGCTTGTGCATTTTCGTATGACGGGCAGCTGCTGGTTTCAGG gtCTGTGGACAAGAGTGTCATAATATATGAGATG AGTACTGGCAATGCCCTTCAGACTTTGACTCAGCATACCAG aTATGTTACAACTTGTGCTTTTGCACCATATAGTCCCTTACTTGCCACGGGTTCAATGGATAAAACTGTGAACATATGGCAGTTTGACCTTAAGCAACCCTGTGCAG GAACTACGGCAGAAGATGAACCCCAGGCGGCTGTCGAGGCCTGGTCAGAGGACGATGTTTCAGCCTGGCTTCGTGCACAGGACTTGGCAGACCTCGTTGGGCTTTTCAAAACTAATAACATTGATGGCAAGGAACTACTCAACCTTACTAAAGAAAGTCTGACTAATGAATTGAAAATCG AGTCTCTGGGCCTGCGCAGTAAAGTCCTGCAGAAGATTGAAGACCTGAGGATGAAGATGgcctctgcttctgctgctgtccctgagGAGTTCTTATGTCCCATAACAAGGGAGCTTATGAAGGATCCTGTCATTGCAGCAG ATGGCTACTCCTACGAAAAGGAGGCAATGGAAAGCTGGATCAGCACCAACAGGCGCTCCAGCCCCATGACGAACCTgccgctgccctccctgctgctcacacCCAACAGGACGCTGAAAATGGCCATCGGGCGCTGGCTGGAGGCCCGGCCGAAACACGACTGA
- the WDSUB1 gene encoding WD repeat, SAM and U-box domain-containing protein 1 isoform X4: MATLIHTLADHSDDINYCAFSSSCLATCSLDKTVRVYSLNSFTELPYSPLKGHTYAVHCCCFSPSGHVLASCSTDGTTAVWDAGDGRRLAVLEQPGGSPVRVCRFSPGAAYLVSGAADGTVALWNARSLKLHRSGNVKDGSLVACAFSPNGNFFVTGSSCGDLTIWDDKMRCLHNEKAHDLGVTCCDISSQPISDGEHGFRSFQMASCGQDNQIKLWLLLVADFSGRGFLSSFGTRAGELERVLTPAKTAVQMWRPGRWPKTSAAGVELKHKCTLGGHSAPVLACAFSYDGQLLVSGSVDKSVIIYEMSTGNALQTLTQHTRYVTTCAFAPYSPLLATGSMDKTVNIWQFDLKQPCAGTTAEDEPQAAVEAWSEDDVSAWLRAQDLADLVGLFKTNNIDGKELLNLTKESLTNELKIGFALGTYRKCKFFPVSHLHQEPLGLRMSFKTTFWGRI, translated from the exons ATGGCAACCTTAATTCACACTTTAGCAGATCACAGTGATGACATCAACTACTGTGCCTTCTCATCATCGTGCTTGGCTACGTGTTCCTTGGACAAAACAGTTCGCGTTTATTCTTTAAACAGCTTCACTGAGCTTCCGTACTCGCCTTTAAAAGGTCACACCTATGCTgtccactgctgctgcttctctccatcAGGCCACGTTTTGGCTTCGTGTTCCACAGACGGCACGACGGCGGTTTGGGACGCTGGCGATGGCCGGCGGCTGGCGGTGCTGGAGCAGCCCGGCGGCAGTCCTGTCCGCGTCTGCCGCTTCTCCCCCGGGGCCGCATACCTGGTGTCAGGGGCCGCGGACGGGACCGTGGCTCTCTGGAACGCCCGGTCGTTGAAACTGCACAG atcCGGGAATGTTAAAGATGGTTCTTTGGTGGCCTGTGCATTTTCTCCTAATGGAAATTTCTTTGTCACTGGATCATCATGTGGTGATTTAACCATTTGGGACGATAAAATGAGATGCCTACATAACGAAAAAGCGCATGATCTTGGTGTTACCTGCTGCGATATTTCTTCACAGCCGATCTCTG ACGGCGAACATGGGTTCAGATCCTTCCAGATGGCTTCTTGTGGTCAAGATAATCAGATCAAGCTCTGGCTTCTTTTGGTTGCAGACTTCTCAG GGAGAggtttcctttcatctttcgGTACAAGAGCTGGAGAACTGGAAAGAGTGTTGACTCCTGCTAAAACTGCAGTGCAGATGTGGAGACCAGGCAGATGGCCCAAAACATCTGCAGCGG gtgTTGAATTAAAACATAAATGCACATTGGGTGGACATTCTGCCCCAGTTCTGGCTTGTGCATTTTCGTATGACGGGCAGCTGCTGGTTTCAGG gtCTGTGGACAAGAGTGTCATAATATATGAGATG AGTACTGGCAATGCCCTTCAGACTTTGACTCAGCATACCAG aTATGTTACAACTTGTGCTTTTGCACCATATAGTCCCTTACTTGCCACGGGTTCAATGGATAAAACTGTGAACATATGGCAGTTTGACCTTAAGCAACCCTGTGCAG GAACTACGGCAGAAGATGAACCCCAGGCGGCTGTCGAGGCCTGGTCAGAGGACGATGTTTCAGCCTGGCTTCGTGCACAGGACTTGGCAGACCTCGTTGGGCTTTTCAAAACTAATAACATTGATGGCAAGGAACTACTCAACCTTACTAAAGAAAGTCTGACTAATGAATTGAAAATCG GTTTTGCTCTAGGTACGTACAGAAAGTGTAAGTTCTTTCCTGTTTCACACCTTCATCAGGAACCGCTGGGTCTGAGAATGAGCTTCAAAACAACATTTTGGGGCAGAATTTGA
- the WDSUB1 gene encoding WD repeat, SAM and U-box domain-containing protein 1 isoform X5 yields MRCLHNEKAHDLGVTCCDISSQPISDGEHGFRSFQMASCGQDNQIKLWLLLVADFSGRGFLSSFGTRAGELERVLTPAKTAVQMWRPGRWPKTSAAGVELKHKCTLGGHSAPVLACAFSYDGQLLVSGSVDKSVIIYEMSTGNALQTLTQHTRYVTTCAFAPYSPLLATGSMDKTVNIWQFDLKQPCAGTTAEDEPQAAVEAWSEDDVSAWLRAQDLADLVGLFKTNNIDGKELLNLTKESLTNELKIESLGLRSKVLQKIEDLRMKMASASAAVPEEFLCPITRELMKDPVIAADGYSYEKEAMESWISTNRRSSPMTNLPLPSLLLTPNRTLKMAIGRWLEARPKHD; encoded by the exons ATGAGATGCCTACATAACGAAAAAGCGCATGATCTTGGTGTTACCTGCTGCGATATTTCTTCACAGCCGATCTCTG ACGGCGAACATGGGTTCAGATCCTTCCAGATGGCTTCTTGTGGTCAAGATAATCAGATCAAGCTCTGGCTTCTTTTGGTTGCAGACTTCTCAG GGAGAggtttcctttcatctttcgGTACAAGAGCTGGAGAACTGGAAAGAGTGTTGACTCCTGCTAAAACTGCAGTGCAGATGTGGAGACCAGGCAGATGGCCCAAAACATCTGCAGCGG gtgTTGAATTAAAACATAAATGCACATTGGGTGGACATTCTGCCCCAGTTCTGGCTTGTGCATTTTCGTATGACGGGCAGCTGCTGGTTTCAGG gtCTGTGGACAAGAGTGTCATAATATATGAGATG AGTACTGGCAATGCCCTTCAGACTTTGACTCAGCATACCAG aTATGTTACAACTTGTGCTTTTGCACCATATAGTCCCTTACTTGCCACGGGTTCAATGGATAAAACTGTGAACATATGGCAGTTTGACCTTAAGCAACCCTGTGCAG GAACTACGGCAGAAGATGAACCCCAGGCGGCTGTCGAGGCCTGGTCAGAGGACGATGTTTCAGCCTGGCTTCGTGCACAGGACTTGGCAGACCTCGTTGGGCTTTTCAAAACTAATAACATTGATGGCAAGGAACTACTCAACCTTACTAAAGAAAGTCTGACTAATGAATTGAAAATCG AGTCTCTGGGCCTGCGCAGTAAAGTCCTGCAGAAGATTGAAGACCTGAGGATGAAGATGgcctctgcttctgctgctgtccctgagGAGTTCTTATGTCCCATAACAAGGGAGCTTATGAAGGATCCTGTCATTGCAGCAG ATGGCTACTCCTACGAAAAGGAGGCAATGGAAAGCTGGATCAGCACCAACAGGCGCTCCAGCCCCATGACGAACCTgccgctgccctccctgctgctcacacCCAACAGGACGCTGAAAATGGCCATCGGGCGCTGGCTGGAGGCCCGGCCGAAACACGACTGA
- the WDSUB1 gene encoding WD repeat, SAM and U-box domain-containing protein 1 isoform X6, with product MSIPLSLSRSSAVMVNNYAICISWSVLCIDCIAPLAVVDCVALLPLACFRSGQVSKGHRSAESIRTVGAPVPRRHGSRAGRRGAGGSGARAPHTPWSRSFPLELPPSFTLEVQLVSGGGSRSVDKSVIIYEMSTGNALQTLTQHTRYVTTCAFAPYSPLLATGSMDKTVNIWQFDLKQPCAGTTAEDEPQAAVEAWSEDDVSAWLRAQDLADLVGLFKTNNIDGKELLNLTKESLTNELKIESLGLRSKVLQKIEDLRMKMASASAAVPEEFLCPITRELMKDPVIAADGYSYEKEAMESWISTNRRSSPMTNLPLPSLLLTPNRTLKMAIGRWLEARPKHD from the exons ATGTCTATTCCATTAAGTCTTTCGAGAAGCAGTGCTGTCATGGTAAATAACTATGCAATTTGTATTTCGTGGAGTGTTTTGTGTATTGATTGCATTGCACCACTGGCTGTTGTAGATTGTGTTGCACTGCTTCCTCTAGCTTGCTTTAGAAGTGGACAGGTTTCCAAAGGCCACCGGAGCGCTGAGTCGATCCGGACGGTGGGTGCGCCTGTGCCCCGCAGGCACGGCTCGCGAGCGGGCAGGCGCGGTGCAGGCGGGAGCGGGGCGCGGGCGCCGCACACCCCCTGGAGCCGCAGCTTTCCCCTTGAACTGCCGCCTTCATTCACGCTGGAGGTACAGCTCGTCAGTGGTGGTGGTTCAAG gtCTGTGGACAAGAGTGTCATAATATATGAGATG AGTACTGGCAATGCCCTTCAGACTTTGACTCAGCATACCAG aTATGTTACAACTTGTGCTTTTGCACCATATAGTCCCTTACTTGCCACGGGTTCAATGGATAAAACTGTGAACATATGGCAGTTTGACCTTAAGCAACCCTGTGCAG GAACTACGGCAGAAGATGAACCCCAGGCGGCTGTCGAGGCCTGGTCAGAGGACGATGTTTCAGCCTGGCTTCGTGCACAGGACTTGGCAGACCTCGTTGGGCTTTTCAAAACTAATAACATTGATGGCAAGGAACTACTCAACCTTACTAAAGAAAGTCTGACTAATGAATTGAAAATCG AGTCTCTGGGCCTGCGCAGTAAAGTCCTGCAGAAGATTGAAGACCTGAGGATGAAGATGgcctctgcttctgctgctgtccctgagGAGTTCTTATGTCCCATAACAAGGGAGCTTATGAAGGATCCTGTCATTGCAGCAG ATGGCTACTCCTACGAAAAGGAGGCAATGGAAAGCTGGATCAGCACCAACAGGCGCTCCAGCCCCATGACGAACCTgccgctgccctccctgctgctcacacCCAACAGGACGCTGAAAATGGCCATCGGGCGCTGGCTGGAGGCCCGGCCGAAACACGACTGA
- the WDSUB1 gene encoding WD repeat, SAM and U-box domain-containing protein 1 isoform X2 has protein sequence MATLIHTLADHSDDINYCAFSSSCLATCSLDKTVRVYSLNSFTELPYSPLKGHTYAVHCCCFSPSGHVLASCSTDGTTAVWDAGDGRRLAVLEQPGGSPVRVCRFSPGAAYLVSGAADGTVALWNARSLKLHRSGNVKDGSLVACAFSPNGNFFVTGSSCGDLTIWDDKMRCLHNEKAHDLGVTCCDISSQPISDGEHGFRSFQMASCGQDNQIKLWLLLVADFSGRGFLSSFGTRAGELERVLTPAKTAVQMWRPGRWPKTSAAGVELKHKCTLGGHSAPVLACAFSYDGQLLVSGSVDKSVIIYEMSTGNALQTLTQHTRYVTTCAFAPYSPLLATGSMDKTVNIWQFDLKQPCAGTTAEDEPQAAVEAWSEDDVSAWLRAQDLADLVGLFKTNNIDGKELLNLTKESLTNELKIESLGLRSKVLQKIEDLRMKMASASAAVPEEFLCPITRELMKDPVIAAGPVCVLGALQTVTNHFIPGQAVEN, from the exons ATGGCAACCTTAATTCACACTTTAGCAGATCACAGTGATGACATCAACTACTGTGCCTTCTCATCATCGTGCTTGGCTACGTGTTCCTTGGACAAAACAGTTCGCGTTTATTCTTTAAACAGCTTCACTGAGCTTCCGTACTCGCCTTTAAAAGGTCACACCTATGCTgtccactgctgctgcttctctccatcAGGCCACGTTTTGGCTTCGTGTTCCACAGACGGCACGACGGCGGTTTGGGACGCTGGCGATGGCCGGCGGCTGGCGGTGCTGGAGCAGCCCGGCGGCAGTCCTGTCCGCGTCTGCCGCTTCTCCCCCGGGGCCGCATACCTGGTGTCAGGGGCCGCGGACGGGACCGTGGCTCTCTGGAACGCCCGGTCGTTGAAACTGCACAG atcCGGGAATGTTAAAGATGGTTCTTTGGTGGCCTGTGCATTTTCTCCTAATGGAAATTTCTTTGTCACTGGATCATCATGTGGTGATTTAACCATTTGGGACGATAAAATGAGATGCCTACATAACGAAAAAGCGCATGATCTTGGTGTTACCTGCTGCGATATTTCTTCACAGCCGATCTCTG ACGGCGAACATGGGTTCAGATCCTTCCAGATGGCTTCTTGTGGTCAAGATAATCAGATCAAGCTCTGGCTTCTTTTGGTTGCAGACTTCTCAG GGAGAggtttcctttcatctttcgGTACAAGAGCTGGAGAACTGGAAAGAGTGTTGACTCCTGCTAAAACTGCAGTGCAGATGTGGAGACCAGGCAGATGGCCCAAAACATCTGCAGCGG gtgTTGAATTAAAACATAAATGCACATTGGGTGGACATTCTGCCCCAGTTCTGGCTTGTGCATTTTCGTATGACGGGCAGCTGCTGGTTTCAGG gtCTGTGGACAAGAGTGTCATAATATATGAGATG AGTACTGGCAATGCCCTTCAGACTTTGACTCAGCATACCAG aTATGTTACAACTTGTGCTTTTGCACCATATAGTCCCTTACTTGCCACGGGTTCAATGGATAAAACTGTGAACATATGGCAGTTTGACCTTAAGCAACCCTGTGCAG GAACTACGGCAGAAGATGAACCCCAGGCGGCTGTCGAGGCCTGGTCAGAGGACGATGTTTCAGCCTGGCTTCGTGCACAGGACTTGGCAGACCTCGTTGGGCTTTTCAAAACTAATAACATTGATGGCAAGGAACTACTCAACCTTACTAAAGAAAGTCTGACTAATGAATTGAAAATCG AGTCTCTGGGCCTGCGCAGTAAAGTCCTGCAGAAGATTGAAGACCTGAGGATGAAGATGgcctctgcttctgctgctgtccctgagGAGTTCTTATGTCCCATAACAAGGGAGCTTATGAAGGATCCTGTCATTGCAGCAG GACCAGTGTGTGTTCTTGGTGCTCTGCAGACGGTGACTAACCACTTCATACCAGGCCAGGCTGTTGAGAATTAA